A genomic region of Glycine max cultivar Williams 82 chromosome 15, Glycine_max_v4.0, whole genome shotgun sequence contains the following coding sequences:
- the LOC106796116 gene encoding uncharacterized protein, which translates to MPALSSNIVHHRLPLNPECSLVQQKLGSMKLEMSLKIKEELKKQFDVGLLAISWYLEWVANILPVPKKDGKMRIKLLDFIVSQKGIEVDPDKVKVILKMPEPCTEKHVQGFLGRLNYIARFISQLTATCEPLFKLLRKNQSIQWDDDCQVAFERIKRCLMNPLVLVPPVPRRSLILYMNVLDKSMRTCCALVWAAHRLRQYMLNYTTWLVSKMDPVKYIFEKPALIGRITRWQVLLSEFDIVYVTQKAIKGSALADYLAQQPINDYQPMHPEFPDEDIMTLLGFECTYNIAEYKACALGIQVAIDFKVKLLKVYGDSTLVIHQLRGEWETRDHKLVPYQPYIKKLVEFFDDISFHHIPREENQMADTLATLKDGKSWYFDIKRYIEDKEYPQKAFDNDKRTLRRLVAGFFLSGNILYKRNHDMVLLQYVDAREAEQMLVKVHEGSFGTHANGHAMARKILRVGYYWLTMENDCCLHVRKCHKC; encoded by the exons atgccTGCTTTAAGTTCTAACATCGTACATCATAGGTTACCTCtgaatcccgagtgttccctaGTACAGCAGAAGCTGGGGAGCATGAAGCTCGAGATGTCcctaaagataaaagaagaactGAAAAAGCAATTCGACGTTGGCCTCTTGGCCATCTCTTGGTACCttgaatgggttgccaacattttgccagtccctaaaaaggatgggaaGATGCGAAT AAAGTTGCTTGATTTTATCGTGAGCcaaaaagggatagaggtggacccagACAAAGTGAAGGTCATCCTCAAAATGCCCGAGCCATGCACTGAGAAGCATGTCCAAGGTTTCCTAGGACGGTTGAACTACATAGCGAGGTTCATATCACAGCTGACCGCCACCTGTGAGCCTCTCTTCAAGCTATTGCGTAAGAACCAATCTATCCAATGGGATGACGACTGCCAAGTGGCATTCGAAAGGATTAAGCGGTGCCTCATGAATCCTCTTGTGCTTGTGCCACCGGTGCCCAGAAGATCCCTTATCTTGTATATGAATGTGTTAGATAAGTCAATGAG gacatgttgtgccCTGGTGTGGGCAGCCCATcgtctaaggcagtacatgctgaacTACACAACTTGGTTGGTGTCCAAAATGGATccagtcaagtacatctttgaaaaacccgCTCTCATTGGACGGATCACTCGGTGGCAAGTTCTACTGTCGGAGTTTGATATTGTTTATGTCactcaaaaggcgataaaggggagTGCCTTGGCGGATTACCTGGCTCAACAGCCCATCAATGACTACCAACCTATGCATCCAGAATTCcctgatgaggacatcatgacctt gttgGGTTTTGAGTGCACATACAACATAGCTGAGTATAAGGCGTGCGCCCTTGGGATCCAAGTGGCAATTGACTTCAAGGTCAAGTTGCTCAAAGTATATGGGGACTCAACCTTGGTAATCCACCagttgagaggggaatgggagaCCAGGGATCATAAGTTGGTGCCCTATCAGCCCTACATCAAGAAGTTGGTAGAATTCTTTGATGACATATCCTTTCATCATATTCCTAGAGAGGAGAATCAGATGGCTGATACTCTTGCCACTCTA AAGGATGGTAAGTCGTGGTACTTTGATATCAAACGATACATCGAAGACAAGGAATACCCACAGAAGGCCttcgacaatgacaaaagaacgttGCGAAGGTTGGTGGCCGGCTTTTTCCTAAGTGGGAATATCCTGTACAAGAGGAACCATGATATGGTGTTGCTTCAATATGTGGATGCCAGAGAGGCTGAGCAAATGTTGGTAAAGGTGCATGAAGGATCCTTTGGAACACATGCCAATGGACATGCCATGGCCCGGAAGATTCTGAGAGTAgggtattactggctcactatggaaaacGATTGTTgcctccatgtgaggaaatgccacaagtgCTAA